Proteins found in one Brachypodium distachyon strain Bd21 chromosome 5, Brachypodium_distachyon_v3.0, whole genome shotgun sequence genomic segment:
- the LOC112269430 gene encoding uncharacterized protein LOC112269430, with translation MRWRWVPNSESSVSVRISLSMRSRASYGGIGLASWEKTRGGRLLRCTPWNTFLKRRSPAVLKRLFLEFVKGEAIKYAYGQEMNRGSCSSERPSEIQPPSNSQFNSEEVSEYQQDMIRPDCSSEIYPTEKLSIALKEAVADQMREVRKFQDEERRLRGWLIPYQPQELIKVEELIKEEETAELTESAKEEMDQEERLFEEYRRDWEWQATALRALGSFKDRTTLCPMQFTHFTDKQIRGLTGATGSVLQIYSIKIAAIKCESLNWPLHVYGEVTGRDRVDRNRNILFSRYRSNCQELTIDARSFSAPDWPISGNCDGQSGVL, from the exons ATGAGATGGAGATGGGTCCCAAATTCCGAGAGCTCGGTAAGTGTACGGATATCTCTATCAATGAGATCGCGCGCCAGTTACGGAGGGATTGGATTAGCGTCGTGGGAGAAGACGAGGGGAGGACGACTGCTAAGATGCACGCCATGGAATACTTTCTTGAAGAGGCGGTCTCCCGCTGTTTTGAAGCGACTGTTTTTGGAGTTCGTGAAGGGGGAGGCCATCAAGTACGCGTATGGTCAGGAGATGAACCGGGGGAGCTGCAGTTCTGAACGGCCGAGTGAAATCCAACCACCCAGCAATTCCCAGTTCAACTCCGAGGAGGTGTCAGAGTATCAGCAGGATATGATCCGGCCAGACTGCAGTTCCGAAATCTACCCCACTGAGAAGCTGAGTATTGCCTTGAAGGAGGCGGTGGCTGACCAGATGCGTGAGGTCCGCAAGTTTCAAGATGAGGAGAGAAGACTGAGGGGGTGGCTGATCCCTTACCAACCTCAGGAGCTGATCAAGGTCGAGGAGCTgatcaaggaggaggagactgCCGAGTTAACAGAATCAGCCAAGGAGGAGATGGATCAGGAGGAGAGGCTCTTCGAGGAATACCGTAGAGATTGGGAATGGCAAGCCACCGCCCTCAGGGCTTTGGGTTCCTTCAAGGACAGGA CCACATTGTGTCCCATGCAATTTACGCATTTCACGGATAAACAGATCCGAGGTCTTACTGGTGCCACTGGGAGCGTCTTGCAGATCTACTCCATCAAAATTGCTGCCATAAAATGCGAAAGCTTGAACTGGCCACTCCATGTGTACGGCGAGGTTACTGGGCGGGACAGAGTGGATCGCAACCGCAACATTCTCTTCTCTCGGTATAGGAGTAATTGCCAAGAACTCACCATTGACGCAA GATCCTTTTCTGCACCTGATTGGCCCATCTCGGGCAATTGTGACGGACAATCCGGTGTTCTTTGA
- the LOC100827549 gene encoding tetraspanin-19, which translates to MAGRAAVRGCVQTALKAANSVVGLAGMAVILYALWVLRAWSKQAADLHLPAPWFIYTLLSLGIFMCLLTCSGHIAAETANFPCLSCHMIFVFLLVILEGAITADVFLNSNWEEDFPNDPSGKFDEFKNFLRSNFEICEWVGLLVVAAQALSIILAMVLRALGPEREIDYDSDDDAVPARLPLLRNQAQHGANYVEPNLSRSSDSWSVRILDKANK; encoded by the exons ATGGCGGGGCGTGCGGCGGTGCGGGGCTGCGTGCAGACGGCGCTCAAGGCGGCCAACTCCGTCGTGGGGCTGGCCGGGATGGCCGTCATCCTCTACGCGCTCTGGGTGCTGCGGGCTTGGTCCAAGCAGGCCGCCGACCTCCACCTCCCCGCCCCCTG GTTTATCTATACTCTTCTCAGCCTGGGAATTTTTATGTGCTTGCTGACTTGCTCTGGTCATATTGCTGCCGAAACTGCAAACTTTCCCTGCCTGTCCTGT CACATGATCTTCGTGTTTTTGCTTGTTATACTGGAAGGTGCAATCACAGCTGATGTATTTCTGAATAGCAACTGGGAGGAG GATTTCCCAAATGATCCATCTGGGAAGTTTGATGAATTCAAGAATTTCCTGAGATCAAATTTTGAGATATGTGAATGGGTAGGCCTCTTGGTGGTGGCTGCTCAG GCACTATCAATCATTCTTGCAATGGTACTTAGGGCCCTTGGTCCTGAACGTGAGATTGACTACGACAGCGACGATGATGCAGTACCTGCAAGGTTGCCTCTCCTAAGAAACCAGGCCCAGCATGGTGCAAATTATGTTGAACCCAACTTATCTCGAAGTAGTGATTCATGGAGTGTGCGGATCTTAGATAAG GCTAACAAATAA
- the LOC100827242 gene encoding E3 ubiquitin-protein ligase AIRP2 has protein sequence MVACCSMRRSFRDSLKVLEADIQHANTLASDFSRDYDGACLQMRMSYSPAAHFFLFLVQWTDCSLAGALGLLRVLIYKVYVDGTTTMSTHERKASIREFYAVIFPSLMQLHNGISDVDDRRQKAVCTERYRRRDEDQSKRQVSEIDSERDEECGICMELNSKVVLPNCSHAMCIKCYRQWRSRSQSCPFCRDNLKRVNSGDLWVLTDHGDAVDMATVTRENIRRLFTYIEKLPLITLDNIFDAYDSHRMFLVLGCG, from the exons ATGGTGGCTTGCTGCTCCATGCGGAGGTCGTTCAGGGACTCGCTCAAGGTGCTGGAGGCCGACATCCAGCACGCCAACACCCT GGCGTCGGATTTCTCGAGGGATTACGACGGGGCGTGCCTGCAGATGCGGATGTCCTACAGCCCCGCCGCgcacttcttcctcttcctcgtgcAGTGGACCGACTGCAGCCTCGCCGGCGCGCTCGGCCTGCTTAGGGTTCTGATTTACAAG GTTTATGTCGATGGAACCACCACCATGTCCACTCACGAGAGGAAGGCTAGCATCAGGGAGTTTTATG CTGTCATATTTCCCTCCCTCATGCAACTGCACAACGGGATCAGCGACGTCGACGACCGGAGGCAGAAGGCGGTCTGCACGGAGAGATACAGGAGGAGGGATGAGGATCAGAGCAAGAGGCAGGTCTCGGAGATTGATTCCGAGAGAGACGAAGAGTGTGGGATCTGCATGGAGCTGAACAGCAAGGTTGTGCTGCCCAACTGCAGCCATGCTATGTGCATCAAGTGCTACCGTCAATG GCGTTCAAGATCTCAATCGTGCCCCTTCTGCCGTGACAACCTCAAAAGAGTAAATTCTGGAGATCTATGGGTGCTCACTGATCACGGAGACGCGGTTGACATGGCGACAGTGACTAGGGAGAACATCAGGCGCTTGTTCACGTATATCGAGAAGCTGCCTCTCATTACGCTGGATAACATCTTCGATGCCTATGATTCTCAT AGGATGTTCCTCGTCCTAGGATGTGGCTGA
- the LOC100827851 gene encoding general transcription and DNA repair factor IIH subunit TFB2 isoform X1 yields the protein MPQVMVVARNFMDMVAALPAAKLDMLYDSAFICEAVLRSFPPLAKKYALQMLYVSAPMPAAAMEEWVLDEYASKHKVAIDRLLQLRVFVEVRDRRKEVSYKMNDKFQGNMQKYLVDGGSLPREPISSSVTGRLPTLTELENYALEQWECFLLQLINSSQVERGTSFSSSMMKTFQRGLLSSRDGDAPKLSENGFQFLLMETNAQLWYIMREYISSAEERGVDPTELISFLLELSFHTLGAAYSFNTLTDVQRIAIRDLAELGLVKVQQGRKDSWFIPTKLATNLSSSLSDSSASKEGIVVVETNFRLYAYSASRLHCEILRLFSRVEYQLPNLIVGAITKESLYGAFDNGITAEQIISFLKQNAHPRVADKIPVVPENVTDQIRLWETDRNRVDMVLSHVYEDFPSKDMFEQCCDLARDNGFLLWEDSKKMRLIVRVEFHQEMREFLRRQR from the exons ATGCCGCAGGTGATGGTGGTCGCGCGGAACTTCATGGACATGGTGGCCGCGCTGCCTGCTGCCAAACTCGACATGCTCTATGATTCCGCCTTCATCTGTGAGGCTGTGCTCAG GTCGTTCCCACCGCTAGCAAAGAAGTACGCGCTTCAGATGTTGTACGTGTCAGCACCGATGCCCGCTGCGGCTATGGAGGAGTGGGTGCTGGATGAGTATGCCTCCAAACACAAGGTTGCCATCGATAGGCTGCTCCAACTTAGGGTCTTTGTCGAAGTACGTGATAG AAGAAAAGAGGTGAGCTACAAGATGAATGATAAGTTCCAGGGGAACATGCAGAAGTATTTGGTTGACGG TGGAAGTTTACCAAGGGAACCGATATCATCAAGTGTCACTGGCAGATTGCCCACACTAACAGAACTAGAAAACTACGCCCTTGAGCAATGGGAG TGCTTTTTGCTGCAATTAATAAATTCATCTCAAGTTGAGAGAGGGACAAGTTTCAGCTCGTCTATGATGAAAACATTTCAGCGAGGTCTTCTGAGTTCAAG GGATGGCGATGCTCCAAAGTTAAGTGAGAATGGCTTCCAGTTTCTG CTGATGGAGACAAATGCGCAACTTTGGTACATAATGCGAGAATACATTTCATCAGCAGAG GAACGTGGAGTAGACCCTACGGAGTTGATCTCATTTCTCTTGGAACTTAGTTTTCATACACTGGGAGCG GCTTATAGCTTCAATACTCTGACTGATGTCCAAAGAATTGCTATTAGAGATCTGGCGGAGCTGGGGTTAGTCAAAGTGCAGCAG GGACGGAAAGATAGCTGGTTCATACCTACAAAATTGGCCACAAACCTCTCATCGAGCTTGTCAGATTCTTCTGCCAGCAAAGAG GGTATTGTGGTTGTGGAGACAAACTTTAGGTTATATGCATACTCTGCTTCCAGATTGCACTGTGAAATTCTACGCCTTTTTTCAAG GGTGGAGTATCAACTTCCAAACCTCATCGTGGGAGCTATTACAAAAGAAAGTCTTTATGGTGCTTTTGACAATGGGATCACTGCTGAACAG atAATTTCATTCCTTAAGCAAAACGCCCACCCCCGCGTTGCCGACAAAATACCTGTTGTGCCAGAGAATGTGACAGATCAG ATTAGGTTGTGGGAGACCGATCGAAACAGGGTTGACATGGTCCTGTCACATGTATACGAAGATTTTCCGAGCAAG GACATGTTTGAGCAATGCTGTGATCTTGCAAGGGATAACGGTTTCTTGCTCTGGGAGGACTCAAAGAAGATGAGATTGATAGTACGAGTAGAGTTCCACCAAGAGATGCGGGAGTTCCTCCGCAGGCAAAGATGA
- the LOC100843005 gene encoding putative E3 ubiquitin-protein ligase SINA-like 6, with the protein MEMRSVKRMRSSPTDTESSRSPSPYRRSSSPSPSPYRSPSPSPCRSWSRRPRSYDDADGEDRSLSRSRGSDGNDAQGRAVWRPHSCRQSGERGHGGEFSVRIDDYDRLFTCRSCHRLLTPPVYQCPFSHVTCSRCHIEFGDNRCSSCGASNGYARNRIVEEFLGRISFSCRNKEYGCTTFLPQHEVHVHEQSCRHEPCYCPVDRCGFAGPTNAVEAHLTGFHHWRVIKFRYGESFIASAHKSTIYHSKDDSELFLIDSVGEGRGIAMSMICLRCDNAREQEFTYELKAPPGNVRGQHQLQLQSVVRRTSLRKGLGEKDKVFLLVPKDLLCAMNDYVVEVCVRKEDTGA; encoded by the exons ATGGAGATGAGATCGGTGAAGCGCATGCGGTCGTCGCCGACGGACACGGAGAGTTCGCGGTCGCCCTCGCCATACCGCCggtcgtcctcgccgtcgccctcgCCGTACCGCTCGCCCTCGCCGTCTCCCTGCCGCTCGTGGTCGCGGAGGCCGCGCAGCTACGACGATGCCGACGGCGAAGATCGCAGCCTTAGCCGCAGCCGCGGGTCGGATGGGAACGACGCGCAAGGGCGGGCTGTCTGGAGGCCGCACTCGTGCAGACAGTCGGGCGAgcgaggccatggcggcgagTTCAGCGTCCGCATCGATGACTACGACCGCCTCTTCACCTGCCGGTCCTGCCACCGCTTGCTCACCCCGCCGGTCTACCAG TGTCCTTTCTCCCATGTCACCTGTTCAAGGTGCCACATCGAATTCGGGGACAACCGGTGCAGCAGCTGTGGCGCGAGCAATGGGTATGCGCGCAACCGCATCGTCGAGGAGTTCCTCGGCCGCATCAGCTTCTCCTGCCGCAACAAAGAGTACGGCTGCACGACCTTCCTCCCGCAACACGAGGTTCACGTGCATGAGCAATCCTGCCGCCACGAGCCCTGCTACTGCCCCGTGGATCGCTGTGGCTTTGCCGGCCCGACAAACGCTGTCGAGGCCCACCTCACTGGCTTCCACCACTGGCGCGTGATCAAGTTCCGATACGGCGAGAGCTTCATAGCCTCTGCCCACAAATCGACAATCTATCACAGTAAGGATGACAGTGAGCTCTTCCTCATCGACAGCGTTGGTGAGGGTCGCGGAATCGCCATGTCCATGATTTGCCTCCGCTGCGATAATGCCCGCGAGCAGGAGTTCACGTACGAGCTGAAGGCACCACCAGGGAACGTCAGGGGACAGCACCAGCTGCAATTACAGTCCGTGGTGCGGAGGACGTCGCTGCGGAAAGGGCTGGGGGAGAAGGACAAGGTGTTCCTGTTGGTCCCCAAGGACCTGCTATGCGCCATGAATGACTACGTCGTCGAGGTGTGCGTCCGTAAGGAGGACACCGGTGCATAG
- the LOC100842702 gene encoding putative E3 ubiquitin-protein ligase SINA-like 9, whose amino-acid sequence MSTSGIGAKRVWMPSDSAADDGLSPSAKQPRSGGLPSPSPSSPRSQSRSPARSPSRSPSRSPVPPARSQSRSRSRDRYSRSRSRDSQSASEEEADGNGGQVWRPHSYRERGEQGRGAGEYSVCIGDYDQLFTCRACRRMLSSRVYECSAGHLTCSRCRREIGAGRCSRCTEPVARSRAVEGFVATISFACRNQEFGCEEFLPQREMRAHERACHHEPCFCPAPRCGFAGPTYALQSHLAAVHSWDVVPFRYGESFQIHAALAPETVFRCDDYGELFHIIASREACGSALSMVCIRPDNACKQELTYELKLPATAEAGGGRHRLQISSTVWNTSLRYGIGEGADVFLMIPDKLPGNEADRVVEVCIRKVEEPGATRN is encoded by the exons ATGAGCACCAGCGGAATCGGAGCGAAGCGCGTCTGGATGCCATCGGACTCCGCGGCGGACGACGGCCTCAGCCCCTCCGCCAAGCAGCCGAGGAGCGGCGGTCTTCCTTCGCCCTCGCCGTCCTCCCCGCGCTCCCAGTCGCGTTCCCCGGCGCGGTCCCCTTCCCGCTCGCCCTCTCGCTCGCCGGTTCCGCCCGCCCGCAGCCAGAGCCGTAGCCGGAGCCGCGACCGCtacagccgcagccgcagccgcgaTAGCCAGAGCGCGTCAGAAGAAGAGGCCGACGGGAATGGGGGGCAAGTCTGGAGGCCACATTCGTACAGGGAGAGAGGCGAGCAagggcgcggcgccggcgagtaCAGCGTCTGCATCGGCGACTACGACCAGCTCTTCACCTGCCGGGCCTGCCGCCGCATGCTCTCCTCGCGGGTCTACGAG TGCTCGGCGGGGCACCTGACGTGCTCGAGGTGCCGGCGCGAGATCGGGGCCGGCCGGTGCAGCCGCTGCACGGAGCCCGTGGCGCGCAGCCGCGCCGTGGAGGGCTTCGTGGCCACGATCAGCTTCGCGTGCCGCAACCAGGAGTTCGGGTGCGAGGAGTTCCTGCCGCAGCGCGAGATGCGCGCCCACGAGCGCGCCTGCCACCACGAGCCTTGCTTCTGCCCGGCGCCACGCTGCGGCTTCGCCGGCCCGACCTACGCGCTCCagtcccacctcgccgccgtccacaGCTGGGACGTGGTGCCGTTCCGCTACGGCGAGAGCTTCCAGATCCACGCGGCTCTCGCGCCGGAGACCGTCTTCCGCTGCGACGACTACGGCGAGCTCTTCCACATCATCGCCTCCCGTGAGGCCTGCGGCTCCGCGCTCTCCATGGTCTGCATCCGCCCCGACAACGCCTGCAAGCAGGAGCTCACCTACGAGCTCAAGTTGCCGGCGACGGCAGAGGCAGGTGGGGGGCGTCACCGGCTGCAGATTTCGTCCACCGTGTGGAACACCTCGCTGCGGTACGGCATCGGCGAGGGCGCCGACGTGTTCCTGATGATCCCCGACAAGCTTCCGGGCAACGAGGCCGACCGTGTCGTCGAGGTCTGCATCCGCAAGGTGGAGGAGCCCGGTGCAACCCGTAACTAG
- the LOC100826937 gene encoding stem-specific protein TSJT1, which produces MLAIFQKQVAHAPQELHSPRAAAQKPSKNPDEILRDFHSAHPSAAFSVSFAGGAALACVSSTPQRMFCGLDGIYCVFTGHLDNLSSLARQYGISGRTTNEALLVTEAYRTLRDRGPYPADQVLKDLSGSFAFVLFDTKPAATTGAAGAVFAAQSTDGGVPLHWGVAGDGSVVICDDRDAAKAGCGRSYAPFPAGCMFHSEGGLKSFEHPMNRLMAMPRVDSEGMMCGANFKVDAFAKVGASMPRVGSNANWAAAWDE; this is translated from the exons ATGTTGGCCATCTTCCAGAAGCAGGTGGCGCACGCGCCGCAGGAGCTCCACAGCCCGCGCGCCGCAGCTCAGAAGCCCAGCAAGAACCCCGACGAGATCCTCCGCGACttccactccgcccacccttccgccgccttctccgtctccttcgccggcggcgccgccctcgcctgcGTCTCCTCCACCCCCCAAAG GATGTTCTGCGGGCTGGACGGGATCTACTGCGTCTTCACGGGCCACCTGGACAACCTGAGCAGCCTGGCGCGGCAGTACGGCATCTCCGGCCGCACCACCAACGAAGCCCTCCTCGTCACCGAGGCCTACCGCACGCTCCGCGACAGGGGCCCTTACCCCGCCGACCAGGTCCTCAAGGACCTCTCGGGCTCCTTCGCCTTCGTCCTCTTCGACACCAaacccgccgccaccacgggcgccgccggcgccgtgttCGCGGCGCAGAGCACCGACGGCGGCGTGCCGCTGCACTGGGGCGTGGCGGGGGACGGCTCCGTGGTCATCTGCGACGACCGGGACGCCGCCAAGGCCGGCTGCGGCAGGTCCTACGCGCCGTTCCCGGCGGGCTGTATGTTCCACAGCGAGGGCGGGCTCAAGAGCTTCGAGCACCCCATGAACCGGCTCATGGCGATGCCCAGGGTGGACAGCGAAGGGATGATGTGTGGAGCGAACTTCAAGGTGGATGCGTTTGCCAAGGTTGGGGCGAGCATGCCCCGCGTCGGGAGCAACGCCAACTGGGCCGCCGCCTGGGACGAGTGA
- the LOC100827851 gene encoding general transcription and DNA repair factor IIH subunit TFB2 isoform X2 has protein sequence MPQVMVVARNFMDMVAALPAAKLDMLYDSAFICEAVLRSFPPLAKKYALQMLYVSAPMPAAAMEEWVLDEYASKHKVAIDRLLQLRVFVEVRDRRKEVSYKMNDKFQGNMQKYLVDGGSLPREPISSSVTGRLPTLTELENYALEQWECFLLQLINSSQVERGTSFSSSMMKTFQRGLLSSRDGDAPKLSENGFQFLLMETNAQLWYIMREYISSAEERGVDPTELISFLLELSFHTLGAAYSFNTLTDVQRIAIRDLAELGLVKVQQGRKDSWFIPTKLATNLSSSLSDSSASKEGIVVVETNFRLYAYSASRLHCEILRLFSRVEYQLPNLIVGAITKESLYGAFDNGITAEQIISFLKQNAHPRVADKIPVVPENVTDQVVGDRSKQG, from the exons ATGCCGCAGGTGATGGTGGTCGCGCGGAACTTCATGGACATGGTGGCCGCGCTGCCTGCTGCCAAACTCGACATGCTCTATGATTCCGCCTTCATCTGTGAGGCTGTGCTCAG GTCGTTCCCACCGCTAGCAAAGAAGTACGCGCTTCAGATGTTGTACGTGTCAGCACCGATGCCCGCTGCGGCTATGGAGGAGTGGGTGCTGGATGAGTATGCCTCCAAACACAAGGTTGCCATCGATAGGCTGCTCCAACTTAGGGTCTTTGTCGAAGTACGTGATAG AAGAAAAGAGGTGAGCTACAAGATGAATGATAAGTTCCAGGGGAACATGCAGAAGTATTTGGTTGACGG TGGAAGTTTACCAAGGGAACCGATATCATCAAGTGTCACTGGCAGATTGCCCACACTAACAGAACTAGAAAACTACGCCCTTGAGCAATGGGAG TGCTTTTTGCTGCAATTAATAAATTCATCTCAAGTTGAGAGAGGGACAAGTTTCAGCTCGTCTATGATGAAAACATTTCAGCGAGGTCTTCTGAGTTCAAG GGATGGCGATGCTCCAAAGTTAAGTGAGAATGGCTTCCAGTTTCTG CTGATGGAGACAAATGCGCAACTTTGGTACATAATGCGAGAATACATTTCATCAGCAGAG GAACGTGGAGTAGACCCTACGGAGTTGATCTCATTTCTCTTGGAACTTAGTTTTCATACACTGGGAGCG GCTTATAGCTTCAATACTCTGACTGATGTCCAAAGAATTGCTATTAGAGATCTGGCGGAGCTGGGGTTAGTCAAAGTGCAGCAG GGACGGAAAGATAGCTGGTTCATACCTACAAAATTGGCCACAAACCTCTCATCGAGCTTGTCAGATTCTTCTGCCAGCAAAGAG GGTATTGTGGTTGTGGAGACAAACTTTAGGTTATATGCATACTCTGCTTCCAGATTGCACTGTGAAATTCTACGCCTTTTTTCAAG GGTGGAGTATCAACTTCCAAACCTCATCGTGGGAGCTATTACAAAAGAAAGTCTTTATGGTGCTTTTGACAATGGGATCACTGCTGAACAG atAATTTCATTCCTTAAGCAAAACGCCCACCCCCGCGTTGCCGACAAAATACCTGTTGTGCCAGAGAATGTGACAGATCAG GTTGTGGGAGACCGATCGAAACAGGGTTGA